The following proteins are co-located in the Betta splendens chromosome 9, fBetSpl5.4, whole genome shotgun sequence genome:
- the LOC114861304 gene encoding zinc finger protein 585B-like isoform X2 yields MDTGAFTVISKDVPLPLASLRLLVPPLQLMTASMWQVVKTQDVGNYWKVAEFVSFVMDMVPELLMYKHRTHLNLGLRARYILELCRNESVEPGFVLCYLDKIKYPSKMEETEKEEATDHFLELIQTLLENPEAREEFFLEDFPAVFGAQYASDLCTLFWEFLSRLAQLLPIPDLEQTVSWLGVECSMLEDCVQSLSKPTDLKNLLQHHKNHGHLEQHFPPSSMGDSIISSLSAKPLHRVSKTTYQFSQSESLDVGNVGTHAVSFVDDVAEIIAVTDYAEVELGASTEIEVVMGESFYERTDSKKADTPVITEETIRQENAEIAQEQTEIVSMDVIHPEVNSGKVAASSQLRVSVGPHDCQDCEKKFKFASSLIAHRVIHTGERPHRCEECGRCFSFRQSLDRHRHTHKTGRRYVCALCGETFRSLSARTEHKQMHMEDGVYACQQCNKTFSWELPYARHLKTHTENQHTNNNTENHENGQEVVLCDNHENAAPVEPVEPICLVQVDDNGDPADIDAQSSNCTSSAPGGLVPDLDKEPISVVTVRTSGRLRKPTMKVQVINFQKRIASNRKKEVTKANPPKLKLLPFASAEHSYGSPVVKDSKENGSSAAFSCPKCSFHHSEEAWAQKHIDSVHSVETKEDNPCLQPPEEQEKSFSCSDCERSFKFQSLLKAHQLIHTGEQPFVCSSCGRRFSFKQSLERHKQTHKSGRKYECLICGEFFKSLMAQREHQSTHMKNGEYLCSECGRAFAWKSALVRHLKTHSEDEDKLEHSYKCPRCNLSFSCASYLGRHLQSHQEKKDHACNCGKSFAYRSALAAHQRIHQKERPHMCAQCGKGFLYKGGLLNHMKIHSEEMPFMCSHCGKSFKRERNMKKHERCHTRENVFSCSQCEKTFVYKATLIRHELTHSGERPYLCSDCGKGFFSHAELLKHERFHTGHKPFQCPHCGKRFTQSCYLTIHLRYHTGARPYTCSECDKSFLSANRLKRHQLTHSGERPYLCGECGKGFRQSYNLKMHQRTHMMK; encoded by the exons ATGGACACGGGTGCTTTCACTGTCATTTCCAAAG ATGTTCCCTTACCTCTGGCATCACTGCGCCTTTTGGTTCCACCTCTCCAACTTATGACAGCCTCAATGTGGCAGGTTGTCAAGACACAAGATGTCGGCAATTACTGGAAAGTGGCAGAATTTGTCTCTTTTGTTATGGACATGGTCCCCGAGCTCCTTATGTACAAGCACAGGACACATCTTAACCTGGGATTAAGAGCGAGA TATATCCTTGAGTTATGCCGAAATGAGTCTGTGGagcctggttttgttttgtgttacttGGACAAGATTAAATATCCCTCCAAG ATggaagaaacagaaaaggaagaagcaacAGATCACTTTCTGGAGCTAATTCAGACTCTGCTTGAAAATCCAGAAGCGAGAGAAGAGTTTTTTCTT GAGGattttcctgctgtgtttggagCTCAGTATGCCAGTGACCTGTGTACACTGTTCTGGGAGTTTCTGTCTCGCCTGGCCCAGCTGTTGCCAATTCCTGACCTGGAACAG ACTGTTTCATGGCTTGGAGTTGAATGTTCTATGCTGGAGGACTGTGTGCAGTCACTGTCTAAACCTACAGACCTGAAGAATTTGCTACAGCACCACAAAAACCATGGGCATTTAGAGCAACACT ttcCACCATCCAGCATGGGCGACAGTAttatttcctccctctctgcaaAGCCTCTACACAGAGTGTCAAAAACTACTTATCaattcagccaatcagagtcACTTGATGTTGGGAATGTGGGCACACATGCTGTTTCATTTGTGGATGATGTAGCTGAAATAATTGCAGTGACAGACTACGCTGAGGTTGAATTGGGTGCAAGCACAGAGATTGAGGTTGTAATGGGAGAAAGCTTCTATGAAAGAACGGATAGTAAAAAGGCTGATACACCAGTAATAACTGAAGAAACAATAAGGCAAGAGAATGCAGAAATAGCACAAGAACAAACTGAGATAGTTTCCATGGACGTCATCCACCCAGAGGTTAACAGCGGCAAAGTCGCTGCTTCCTCTCAACTCAGAGTCTCTGTAGGGCCCCATGACTGCCAAGACTGTGAGAAGAAATTTAAATTTGCCTCTTCATTAATCGCCCACAGGGTCATCCACACGGGGGAACGCCCCCACCGGTGCGAAGAATGCGGCCGTTGTTTCTCCTTCAGGCAATCCCTtgacaggcacagacacacgcacaaaacTGGACGCAGGTATGTCTGCGCCCTCTGTGGGGAGACCTTCCGTTCCCTGTCAGCCCGCACGGAGCACAAGCAAATGCACATGGAAGATGGAGTTTACGCCTGTCAGCAGTGTAATAAGACGTTCAGCTGGGAGCTGCCATATGCAAGGCACCTAAAAACTCACACAGAAAATCAGCACACAAACAATAATACAGAGAACCATGAGAACGGACAAGAGGTGGTCCTGTGCGATAATCATGAGAATGCGGCTCCTGTTGAACCTGTTGAACCAATTTGCCTAGTACAGGTGGATGACAATGGCGACCCAGCTGACATAGACGCTCAAAGCAGCAACTGCACCTCCTCTGCGCCTGGAGGTCTCGTACCTGACCTCGACAAGGAGCCCATTTCTGTGGTTACCGTTCGTACAAGTGGGCGACTACGCAAACCGACCATGAAGGTCCAGGTGATCAATTTCCAGAAGCGGATAGCCTCTAATCGAAAAAAAGAAGTCACTAAGGCGAACCCACCCAAGCTTAAGCTTTTACCTTTTGCCAG TGCTGAGCACTCCTATGGGTCACCAGTGGTCAAAGACAGCAAGGAAA ACGGGTCATCGGCTGCTTTCTCCTGTCCAAAGTGCTCCTTTCACCATTCAGAAGAAGCATGGGCCCAGAAGCACATTGACAGCGTTCACTCTGTTGAGACGAAAGAAGACAACccatgtctgcagcctccgGAAGAGCAAGAAAAAAGTTTCAGTTGTTCAGACTGTGAAAGAAGCTTCAAGTTCCAGTCCTTACTGAAAGCACACCAGCTCATCCACACGGGTGAGCAGCCCTTTGTGTGTTCTTCGTGTGGGCGGCGCTTCTCCTTCAAGCAGTCATTGGAGAGGCACAAGCAGACGCACAAGTCTGGACGTAAATATGAATGCTTGATCTGTGGCGAGTTCTTTAAATCCCTGATGGCTCAGAGGGAGCACCAAAGCACCCACATGAAGAACGGCGAGTATCTGTGTTCTGAGTGTGGACGGGCATTCGCCTGGAAGTCAGCACTGGTCAGGCATCTAAAGACCCACAGCGAGGATGAGGACAAGTTGGAGCATTCATATAAATGTCCTCGCTGTAACCTGAGCTTCAGCTGTGCCAGCTATCTCGGCAGGCACCTCCAAAGTCACCAGGAGAAAAAAGATCACGCCTGCAACTGCGGCAAGAGCTTTGCCTACAGATCGGCTCTGGCGGCGCACCAGCGCATTCATCAGAAAGAGCGGCCGCACATGTGCGCGCAGTGCGGAAAAGGATTCCTCTACAAGGGGGGTCTGCTGAACCACATGAAGATCCACTCCGAGGAAATGCCGTTCATGTGCTCCCACTGCGGCAAGAGCTTCAAGCGGGAGCGCAACATGAAGAAGCATGAGCGCTGCCACACCAGGGAAAATGTCTTCAGCTGCTCGCAGTGCGAGAAGACTTTTGTGTATAAGGCGACGCTGATAAGACATGAGCTCACTCATTCGGGCGAGAGGCCTTACCTCTGCTCCGACTGCGGGAAGGGTTTCTTTTCCCACGCCGAGCTTTTGAAGCACGAGCGTTTTCACACGGGCCACAAGCCCTTCCAGTGCCCCCACTGTGGAAAGAGATTCACCCAGTCCTGCTACCTAACCATACACTTGCGGTACCACACCGGAGCGCGGCCCTACACGTGCAGTGAGTGTGACAAGAGCTTCCTCAGCGCCAACCGCCTGAAAAGACACCAGCTAACGCATTCAGGGGAAAGACCGTACCTGTGTGGGGAGTGTGGAAAGGGATTCAGGCAGTCGTACAATCTCAAAATGCATCAGCGAACACACATGATGAAGTGA
- the LOC114861304 gene encoding zinc finger protein 585B-like isoform X1, with amino-acid sequence MDTGAFTVISKDVPLPLASLRLLVPPLQLMTASMWQVVKTQDVGNYWKVAEFVSFVMDMVPELLMYKHRTHLNLGLRARYILELCRNESVEPGFVLCYLDKIKYPSKMEETEKEEATDHFLELIQTLLENPEAREEFFLVIRYYLHLMRKPTFLFSSEDFPAVFGAQYASDLCTLFWEFLSRLAQLLPIPDLEQTVSWLGVECSMLEDCVQSLSKPTDLKNLLQHHKNHGHLEQHFPPSSMGDSIISSLSAKPLHRVSKTTYQFSQSESLDVGNVGTHAVSFVDDVAEIIAVTDYAEVELGASTEIEVVMGESFYERTDSKKADTPVITEETIRQENAEIAQEQTEIVSMDVIHPEVNSGKVAASSQLRVSVGPHDCQDCEKKFKFASSLIAHRVIHTGERPHRCEECGRCFSFRQSLDRHRHTHKTGRRYVCALCGETFRSLSARTEHKQMHMEDGVYACQQCNKTFSWELPYARHLKTHTENQHTNNNTENHENGQEVVLCDNHENAAPVEPVEPICLVQVDDNGDPADIDAQSSNCTSSAPGGLVPDLDKEPISVVTVRTSGRLRKPTMKVQVINFQKRIASNRKKEVTKANPPKLKLLPFASAEHSYGSPVVKDSKENGSSAAFSCPKCSFHHSEEAWAQKHIDSVHSVETKEDNPCLQPPEEQEKSFSCSDCERSFKFQSLLKAHQLIHTGEQPFVCSSCGRRFSFKQSLERHKQTHKSGRKYECLICGEFFKSLMAQREHQSTHMKNGEYLCSECGRAFAWKSALVRHLKTHSEDEDKLEHSYKCPRCNLSFSCASYLGRHLQSHQEKKDHACNCGKSFAYRSALAAHQRIHQKERPHMCAQCGKGFLYKGGLLNHMKIHSEEMPFMCSHCGKSFKRERNMKKHERCHTRENVFSCSQCEKTFVYKATLIRHELTHSGERPYLCSDCGKGFFSHAELLKHERFHTGHKPFQCPHCGKRFTQSCYLTIHLRYHTGARPYTCSECDKSFLSANRLKRHQLTHSGERPYLCGECGKGFRQSYNLKMHQRTHMMK; translated from the exons ATGGACACGGGTGCTTTCACTGTCATTTCCAAAG ATGTTCCCTTACCTCTGGCATCACTGCGCCTTTTGGTTCCACCTCTCCAACTTATGACAGCCTCAATGTGGCAGGTTGTCAAGACACAAGATGTCGGCAATTACTGGAAAGTGGCAGAATTTGTCTCTTTTGTTATGGACATGGTCCCCGAGCTCCTTATGTACAAGCACAGGACACATCTTAACCTGGGATTAAGAGCGAGA TATATCCTTGAGTTATGCCGAAATGAGTCTGTGGagcctggttttgttttgtgttacttGGACAAGATTAAATATCCCTCCAAG ATggaagaaacagaaaaggaagaagcaacAGATCACTTTCTGGAGCTAATTCAGACTCTGCTTGAAAATCCAGAAGCGAGAGAAGAGTTTTTTCTTGTAATAAGATATTATCTACACCTCATGCGTAAACCTACTTTCCTTTTTAGCAGT GAGGattttcctgctgtgtttggagCTCAGTATGCCAGTGACCTGTGTACACTGTTCTGGGAGTTTCTGTCTCGCCTGGCCCAGCTGTTGCCAATTCCTGACCTGGAACAG ACTGTTTCATGGCTTGGAGTTGAATGTTCTATGCTGGAGGACTGTGTGCAGTCACTGTCTAAACCTACAGACCTGAAGAATTTGCTACAGCACCACAAAAACCATGGGCATTTAGAGCAACACT ttcCACCATCCAGCATGGGCGACAGTAttatttcctccctctctgcaaAGCCTCTACACAGAGTGTCAAAAACTACTTATCaattcagccaatcagagtcACTTGATGTTGGGAATGTGGGCACACATGCTGTTTCATTTGTGGATGATGTAGCTGAAATAATTGCAGTGACAGACTACGCTGAGGTTGAATTGGGTGCAAGCACAGAGATTGAGGTTGTAATGGGAGAAAGCTTCTATGAAAGAACGGATAGTAAAAAGGCTGATACACCAGTAATAACTGAAGAAACAATAAGGCAAGAGAATGCAGAAATAGCACAAGAACAAACTGAGATAGTTTCCATGGACGTCATCCACCCAGAGGTTAACAGCGGCAAAGTCGCTGCTTCCTCTCAACTCAGAGTCTCTGTAGGGCCCCATGACTGCCAAGACTGTGAGAAGAAATTTAAATTTGCCTCTTCATTAATCGCCCACAGGGTCATCCACACGGGGGAACGCCCCCACCGGTGCGAAGAATGCGGCCGTTGTTTCTCCTTCAGGCAATCCCTtgacaggcacagacacacgcacaaaacTGGACGCAGGTATGTCTGCGCCCTCTGTGGGGAGACCTTCCGTTCCCTGTCAGCCCGCACGGAGCACAAGCAAATGCACATGGAAGATGGAGTTTACGCCTGTCAGCAGTGTAATAAGACGTTCAGCTGGGAGCTGCCATATGCAAGGCACCTAAAAACTCACACAGAAAATCAGCACACAAACAATAATACAGAGAACCATGAGAACGGACAAGAGGTGGTCCTGTGCGATAATCATGAGAATGCGGCTCCTGTTGAACCTGTTGAACCAATTTGCCTAGTACAGGTGGATGACAATGGCGACCCAGCTGACATAGACGCTCAAAGCAGCAACTGCACCTCCTCTGCGCCTGGAGGTCTCGTACCTGACCTCGACAAGGAGCCCATTTCTGTGGTTACCGTTCGTACAAGTGGGCGACTACGCAAACCGACCATGAAGGTCCAGGTGATCAATTTCCAGAAGCGGATAGCCTCTAATCGAAAAAAAGAAGTCACTAAGGCGAACCCACCCAAGCTTAAGCTTTTACCTTTTGCCAG TGCTGAGCACTCCTATGGGTCACCAGTGGTCAAAGACAGCAAGGAAA ACGGGTCATCGGCTGCTTTCTCCTGTCCAAAGTGCTCCTTTCACCATTCAGAAGAAGCATGGGCCCAGAAGCACATTGACAGCGTTCACTCTGTTGAGACGAAAGAAGACAACccatgtctgcagcctccgGAAGAGCAAGAAAAAAGTTTCAGTTGTTCAGACTGTGAAAGAAGCTTCAAGTTCCAGTCCTTACTGAAAGCACACCAGCTCATCCACACGGGTGAGCAGCCCTTTGTGTGTTCTTCGTGTGGGCGGCGCTTCTCCTTCAAGCAGTCATTGGAGAGGCACAAGCAGACGCACAAGTCTGGACGTAAATATGAATGCTTGATCTGTGGCGAGTTCTTTAAATCCCTGATGGCTCAGAGGGAGCACCAAAGCACCCACATGAAGAACGGCGAGTATCTGTGTTCTGAGTGTGGACGGGCATTCGCCTGGAAGTCAGCACTGGTCAGGCATCTAAAGACCCACAGCGAGGATGAGGACAAGTTGGAGCATTCATATAAATGTCCTCGCTGTAACCTGAGCTTCAGCTGTGCCAGCTATCTCGGCAGGCACCTCCAAAGTCACCAGGAGAAAAAAGATCACGCCTGCAACTGCGGCAAGAGCTTTGCCTACAGATCGGCTCTGGCGGCGCACCAGCGCATTCATCAGAAAGAGCGGCCGCACATGTGCGCGCAGTGCGGAAAAGGATTCCTCTACAAGGGGGGTCTGCTGAACCACATGAAGATCCACTCCGAGGAAATGCCGTTCATGTGCTCCCACTGCGGCAAGAGCTTCAAGCGGGAGCGCAACATGAAGAAGCATGAGCGCTGCCACACCAGGGAAAATGTCTTCAGCTGCTCGCAGTGCGAGAAGACTTTTGTGTATAAGGCGACGCTGATAAGACATGAGCTCACTCATTCGGGCGAGAGGCCTTACCTCTGCTCCGACTGCGGGAAGGGTTTCTTTTCCCACGCCGAGCTTTTGAAGCACGAGCGTTTTCACACGGGCCACAAGCCCTTCCAGTGCCCCCACTGTGGAAAGAGATTCACCCAGTCCTGCTACCTAACCATACACTTGCGGTACCACACCGGAGCGCGGCCCTACACGTGCAGTGAGTGTGACAAGAGCTTCCTCAGCGCCAACCGCCTGAAAAGACACCAGCTAACGCATTCAGGGGAAAGACCGTACCTGTGTGGGGAGTGTGGAAAGGGATTCAGGCAGTCGTACAATCTCAAAATGCATCAGCGAACACACATGATGAAGTGA
- the LOC114861391 gene encoding stonustoxin subunit alpha-like, with the protein MLKNYACTVKFDMNTVAKSVFLSDGGTQMIWVREEKPYPNHPERFESVAEVLCDKGLTRRHYWEVEWRGPWVDVAVAARVCRFGNTDESWCLYCFEDHYSARHNHLSMEIPNPMSHSHRVEGYLDWPGGTLSFYSVSSGTLSHLYTFHSTFTEPFYPGFAMQGHDCSVIICPARVSQLSRSASAERVDEF; encoded by the exons ATGCTGAAAAACT ATGCATGTACAGTCAAATTTGACATGAACACAGTTGCCAAGTCTGTCTTCCTAAGCGATGGGGGAACCCAGATGATATGGGTCAGAGAGGAAAAGCCGTATCCAAATCACCCGGAGAGGTTCGAGAGCGTTGCCGAGGTGCTCTGTGACAAAGGTCTCACCCGACGCCATTACTGGGAGGTGGAGTGGCGAGGGCCATGGGTGGACGTTGCTGTGGCAGCGAGGGTTTGTAGATTTGGCAACACAGATGAATCCTGGTGCCTGTACTGCTTCGAGGATCACTACAGTGCCCGTCACAACCACCTGTCTATGGAGATACCCAACCCCATGTCCCACTCCCACAGGGTTGAAGGGTACCTAGACTGGCCCGGAGGCACCTTGTCCTTCTACAGTGTTTCATCTGGGACTCTCAGTCACCTTTATACGTTCCACAGCACCTTCACTGAGCCGTTCTACCCTGGGTTTGCGATGCAGGGGCATGACTGTTCTGTCATTATCTGTCCAGCGAGGGTGTCACAACTTTCCCGGTCTGCTAGCGCAGAGAGAGTTGATGAATTTTAA
- the LOC114861377 gene encoding angiopoietin-related protein 5-like: MKTGFCGILLALVLTCSKQAKQKAVSPRGTDCTQIKALSPQASSGLYVIQPVGVKTPFKVYCEMRADGGWTVFQRRSGGAVSFKRNWAAYKSGFGTLTQDHWLGLGKVFSLTKDKTKKWTMRIDLWDHSDITAFAEYRNFRLGNEKAAYKLNVGPYRGNAGDAIRGVYPGVDQNGHGFSTADRDNDGCSPCIFGDVMENECAPSEGGGWWYSRCGSAGLNGEWHPSGSHIGWESGLHWRTWKSSEAYSFKATRMMIKSVPEKSTCV; this comes from the exons ATGAAGACTGGCTTTTGTGGAATCCTCTTGGCATTAGTGCTGACCTGCTCAAAACAAGCTAAG CAGAAAGCAGTTTCTCCTCGAG GAACAGACTGCACCCAGATTAAGGCTCTCTCACCCCAAGCATCCAGTGGGCTTTATGTCATTCAGCCTGTCGGAGTGAAGACACCATTCAAG GTGTACTGCGAGATGAGGGCAGATGGAGGCTGGACGGTGTTCCAGAGGCGCAGTGGAGGAGCAGTTTCTTTCAAAAGGAACTGGGCAGCATATAAAAGTGGTTTTGGAACTTTGACAC AGGATCATTGGCTCGGTCTGGGAAAGGTTTTCTCCCTGACCAAGGACAAGACTAAAAAGTGGACCATGAGGATTGACCTGTGGGACCACAGCGACATCACAGCTTTTGCTGAGTACAGGAACTTCAGACTGGGAAATGAGAAAGCCGCATACAAACTTAATGTTGGCCCATACAGAGGAAATGCAG GCGACGCCATCCGTGGGGTCTATCCAGGCGTCGATCAAAACGGCCATGGCTTCAGCACGGCCGACCGTGACAACGACGGCTGCTCCCCCTGCATCTTCGGGGACGTTATGGAGAACGAATGCGCCCCTTCCGAAGGAGGTGGCTGGTGGTACAGCCGCTGTGGCTCCGCTGGGCTAAATGGTGAGTGGCACCCCAGCGGAAGCCACATCGGTTGGGAGTCAGGCCTTCACTGGCGCACCTGGAAGTCTTCTGAGGCGTATTCCTTCAAGGCCACCAGAATGATGATCAAGTCTGTACCGGAAAAGTCCACCTGTGTTTAA